The genomic stretch CCAGGCCACCTGGTGCGCCGCCACGGCCACCGTACCCACGCGCGCGGCCACCGCCGCCGCCAGGGTGATCGCCCCCACCAGGCTGAGGGTGCGCACCAGCATCTCGCCGCCCACCTTCAGGAAGGGCCGCAGCGGGGCCGCGCCCGGCCAGGGCCGCACCGCCCCCAGGCGCTTGAGGTTCAGGTAGAACCAGACCGCGCCGGCGCTCTGGGCCAGCACGCTGGCCAGCGCCGCGCCCAAAAGGCCCATGCCCAGCGGAAAGATGAACAGATAGTCGAGCACCACGTTGGCGGCGTTGACCCAGAAGGTGACCCAGAAGGGCGTGCGGGTGTCCTGGAGGCCGCGGTAGATGCCGTGGGCGGCCATCAGCCACAGAATCGCGAGCCCCGCCAGCGCCCGCAGCCGCAGGTAGCCGAGCGCCAGCGGCTGGACCGCGCCCCCTGCGCCCATCAGCCGCACCAGCCAGGGGGCCAGCAGCTCGAGCACCGCCGTGGCCAGCAGCCCCAGCAGCAGCGCCAGCCACAGCGCGTGCCCCGCCTGCTCCATCGCCGCGCCCCTGCCGTCCGCGCCCAGCGAGCGCGCCACCCGCGGGGTGGTGGCGTAGGAGAGGAAGTTGAAGACGACGAAAAAGAGGCTCAAGAGCGCGGTGGTGATCCCCAGCGCCGCCAGCGGCTCGGCCCCCAACCGCCCCACGAAGGCGGTGTCCGTCATGCTCACCAGCGGCTCGACGGCCAGCGCCCCCAGCGCCGGCAGCGCCAGCCGCACGATCTCGCGGTCGAGCTCGCCCAGCCGCATCAGGGACCCTCCACTTCCAGCTCGCGGACCCCCGGGCTCTGGCGCAAAAAGCTCTCTACGGCGTCCGCCAGACGCTCGAAGCTCTCCCGCCAGACGGCCGCGGCCAGCAGGCCGCCGAGACCGCGCCGCGTCTTGAGAAACACCACGAAGCGGCCGGGTTCGCCGCTGACCGCGCCGCACCCCATCCAGAATCGGCGCCCCTCGAAGACGAGCTCCAGCCGCCAGCCCCAGTCTTCGGGAACGGGCCGGTTCACCTTTACCCCGAGGTCCGCCAGCCCGCGGGCCAGAAACTCCGCCAGCCCGCGCCCTCCCAGACCGGGGTTG from Oceanithermus desulfurans encodes the following:
- a CDS encoding MATE family efflux transporter — its product is MRLGELDREIVRLALPALGALAVEPLVSMTDTAFVGRLGAEPLAALGITTALLSLFFVVFNFLSYATTPRVARSLGADGRGAAMEQAGHALWLALLLGLLATAVLELLAPWLVRLMGAGGAVQPLALGYLRLRALAGLAILWLMAAHGIYRGLQDTRTPFWVTFWVNAANVVLDYLFIFPLGMGLLGAALASVLAQSAGAVWFYLNLKRLGAVRPWPGAAPLRPFLKVGGEMLVRTLSLVGAITLAAAVAARVGTVAVAAHQVAWQVWLFIAMSVDALAIAAQALVARYRGEDPARVRAVADRLLAWGLAVGVLIAALLALGRPWIPRVFTDDAEVLAAVGGVWVLLWAPQPLNALVFVWDGIFMAAERFRFLAAAMLLAAGAGAVEMLLVVPMGWGLAGVWWGMILINAVRALTLAWGYWRARMV